One Peromyscus leucopus breed LL Stock chromosome 2, UCI_PerLeu_2.1, whole genome shotgun sequence DNA window includes the following coding sequences:
- the Clta gene encoding clathrin light chain A isoform X2, producing MAELDPFGAPAGAPGGPALGNGVAGAGEEDPAAAFLAQQESEIAGIENDEAFAILDGGAPGPQPHGEPPGGPDAVDGVMNGEYYQESNGPTDSYAAISEVDRLQSEPESIRKWREEQTERLEALDANSRKQEAEWKEKAIKELEEWYARQDEQLQKTKANNRVADEAFYKQPFADVIGYVAAEEAFVNDIDESSPGTEWERVARLCDFNPKSSKQAKDVSRMRSVLISLKQAPLVH from the exons ATGGCTGAGCTGGATCCATTCGGCGCTCCCGCCGGTGCTCCCGGGGGCCCCGCGCTGGGGAACGGGGTGGCGGGCGCCGGCGAGGAAGACCCGGCCGCGGCCTTCTTGGCGCAGCAGGAGAGTGAGATTGCGGGCATCGAGAACGACGAGGCCTTCGCCATCCTGGACGGCGGCGCCCCCGGGCCGCAGCCGCACGGCGAGCCGCCGGGGGGTCCGG ATGCTGTTGATGGAGTGATGAACGGTGAATATTACCAG gaGAGTAATGGTCCAACAGACAGTTATGCAGCTATTTCAGAAGTGGATCGATTGCAATCAGAGCCTGAAAGTATCCGTAAGTGGAGAGAAGAGCAGACGGAGCGCTTGGAAGCCCTTG ATGCCAATTCTCGAAAGCAAGAAGCAGAGTGGAAAGAGAAAGCAATAAAGGAGCTGGAAGAATGGTATGCAAGACAGGATGAGCagctacagaaaacaaaagcaaacaacag GGTGGCAGATGAAGCTTTCTACAAACAACCCTTCGCTGACGTGATTGGTTATGT GGCAGCAGAAGAAGCCTTTGTAAACGACATCGATGAGTCATCCCCAGGCACTGAATGGGAGCGGGTGGCCCGCCTGTGTGACTTTAACCCCAAGTCCAGCAAACAGGCCAAAGATGTCTCTCGCATGCGCTCAGTCCTCATCTCCCTGAAGCAGGCCCCCCTGGTGCATTGA
- the Clta gene encoding clathrin light chain A isoform X1: protein MAELDPFGAPAGAPGGPALGNGVAGAGEEDPAAAFLAQQESEIAGIENDEAFAILDGGAPGPQPHGEPPGGPDAVDGVMNGEYYQESNGPTDSYAAISEVDRLQSEPESIRKWREEQTERLEALDANSRKQEAEWKEKAIKELEEWYARQDEQLQKTKANNRVADEAFYKQPFADVIGYVTNINHPCYSLEQAAEEAFVNDIDESSPGTEWERVARLCDFNPKSSKQAKDVSRMRSVLISLKQAPLVH from the exons ATGGCTGAGCTGGATCCATTCGGCGCTCCCGCCGGTGCTCCCGGGGGCCCCGCGCTGGGGAACGGGGTGGCGGGCGCCGGCGAGGAAGACCCGGCCGCGGCCTTCTTGGCGCAGCAGGAGAGTGAGATTGCGGGCATCGAGAACGACGAGGCCTTCGCCATCCTGGACGGCGGCGCCCCCGGGCCGCAGCCGCACGGCGAGCCGCCGGGGGGTCCGG ATGCTGTTGATGGAGTGATGAACGGTGAATATTACCAG gaGAGTAATGGTCCAACAGACAGTTATGCAGCTATTTCAGAAGTGGATCGATTGCAATCAGAGCCTGAAAGTATCCGTAAGTGGAGAGAAGAGCAGACGGAGCGCTTGGAAGCCCTTG ATGCCAATTCTCGAAAGCAAGAAGCAGAGTGGAAAGAGAAAGCAATAAAGGAGCTGGAAGAATGGTATGCAAGACAGGATGAGCagctacagaaaacaaaagcaaacaacag GGTGGCAGATGAAGCTTTCTACAAACAACCCTTCGCTGACGTGATTGGTTATGT CACAAACATAAACCATCCTTGCTACAGCCTAGAACA GGCAGCAGAAGAAGCCTTTGTAAACGACATCGATGAGTCATCCCCAGGCACTGAATGGGAGCGGGTGGCCCGCCTGTGTGACTTTAACCCCAAGTCCAGCAAACAGGCCAAAGATGTCTCTCGCATGCGCTCAGTCCTCATCTCCCTGAAGCAGGCCCCCCTGGTGCATTGA
- the Clta gene encoding clathrin light chain A isoform X3 — MAELDPFGAPAGAPGGPALGNGVAGAGEEDPAAAFLAQQESEIAGIENDEAFAILDGGAPGPQPHGEPPGGPDAVDGVMNGEYYQESNGPTDSYAAISEVDRLQSEPESIRKWREEQTERLEALDANSRKQEAEWKEKAIKELEEWYARQDEQLQKTKANNSTNINHPCYSLEQAAEEAFVNDIDESSPGTEWERVARLCDFNPKSSKQAKDVSRMRSVLISLKQAPLVH; from the exons ATGGCTGAGCTGGATCCATTCGGCGCTCCCGCCGGTGCTCCCGGGGGCCCCGCGCTGGGGAACGGGGTGGCGGGCGCCGGCGAGGAAGACCCGGCCGCGGCCTTCTTGGCGCAGCAGGAGAGTGAGATTGCGGGCATCGAGAACGACGAGGCCTTCGCCATCCTGGACGGCGGCGCCCCCGGGCCGCAGCCGCACGGCGAGCCGCCGGGGGGTCCGG ATGCTGTTGATGGAGTGATGAACGGTGAATATTACCAG gaGAGTAATGGTCCAACAGACAGTTATGCAGCTATTTCAGAAGTGGATCGATTGCAATCAGAGCCTGAAAGTATCCGTAAGTGGAGAGAAGAGCAGACGGAGCGCTTGGAAGCCCTTG ATGCCAATTCTCGAAAGCAAGAAGCAGAGTGGAAAGAGAAAGCAATAAAGGAGCTGGAAGAATGGTATGCAAGACAGGATGAGCagctacagaaaacaaaagcaaacaacag CACAAACATAAACCATCCTTGCTACAGCCTAGAACA GGCAGCAGAAGAAGCCTTTGTAAACGACATCGATGAGTCATCCCCAGGCACTGAATGGGAGCGGGTGGCCCGCCTGTGTGACTTTAACCCCAAGTCCAGCAAACAGGCCAAAGATGTCTCTCGCATGCGCTCAGTCCTCATCTCCCTGAAGCAGGCCCCCCTGGTGCATTGA
- the Clta gene encoding clathrin light chain A isoform X4, translating into MAELDPFGAPAGAPGGPALGNGVAGAGEEDPAAAFLAQQESEIAGIENDEAFAILDGGAPGPQPHGEPPGGPDAVDGVMNGEYYQESNGPTDSYAAISEVDRLQSEPESIRKWREEQTERLEALDANSRKQEAEWKEKAIKELEEWYARQDEQLQKTKANNRAAEEAFVNDIDESSPGTEWERVARLCDFNPKSSKQAKDVSRMRSVLISLKQAPLVH; encoded by the exons ATGGCTGAGCTGGATCCATTCGGCGCTCCCGCCGGTGCTCCCGGGGGCCCCGCGCTGGGGAACGGGGTGGCGGGCGCCGGCGAGGAAGACCCGGCCGCGGCCTTCTTGGCGCAGCAGGAGAGTGAGATTGCGGGCATCGAGAACGACGAGGCCTTCGCCATCCTGGACGGCGGCGCCCCCGGGCCGCAGCCGCACGGCGAGCCGCCGGGGGGTCCGG ATGCTGTTGATGGAGTGATGAACGGTGAATATTACCAG gaGAGTAATGGTCCAACAGACAGTTATGCAGCTATTTCAGAAGTGGATCGATTGCAATCAGAGCCTGAAAGTATCCGTAAGTGGAGAGAAGAGCAGACGGAGCGCTTGGAAGCCCTTG ATGCCAATTCTCGAAAGCAAGAAGCAGAGTGGAAAGAGAAAGCAATAAAGGAGCTGGAAGAATGGTATGCAAGACAGGATGAGCagctacagaaaacaaaagcaaacaacag GGCAGCAGAAGAAGCCTTTGTAAACGACATCGATGAGTCATCCCCAGGCACTGAATGGGAGCGGGTGGCCCGCCTGTGTGACTTTAACCCCAAGTCCAGCAAACAGGCCAAAGATGTCTCTCGCATGCGCTCAGTCCTCATCTCCCTGAAGCAGGCCCCCCTGGTGCATTGA